The genomic DNA CCAGAGTGAAGCTGGTACTCTTGTTTGTCAGCAAAAAGTTGTTACACGACTCCGTTAGGGAACGATGAAGATACGAAATATCTAGAAAGTATGGTAAAATGGTATGGTCGAGACAGTGTGATTATTTTATGATTAACATaagttgattttgaaataatcagCGTAGTCTTGAATTATAGAATTAACATTTTGTAACGCTAACGTTATCAGTTTGTCCTCGGCTTCATCAAAGTAAGTAACTTTATCCGGATCAAAACTTCTGAGGCTTCCTGAAGCTACGTTAAATTCAGTCATCGCCAAAAGCAGTCACTAGTACGACAAATGTTACAACGATACTGCATTATACTGCatattctgaaatttgtttttgaccTGCGATATGTCCGCGTATGCAGATTTCATCAAAAcacgttatattttttcttgctttctcAAGCCCCAGCTTCATTTAAGCCAAATTCAATGAGACATCGAGAACTTATGTTTTTCGTGGTATGTGCGAACCAATACCTGCTCGTCAAATTAAAGATACCATCTTCGCATGATCAAATAACGTGCCACAACTCGTACTTTGAAAGACTTTCAATAATTgcatcatttttaaaattgaaacggTTCGTTCAATCGTCATGGTACGTATCCATAGGAATGTAACGAATAGCCAGTAGGAAGCGAGTTTCGGGACGAAACAAGACTTCGATGAAAGTTTGACATTGAGGGTACCAGAAAAACGCAAAGTCCATAATTAAtgtattctttttcatttgttttttcatagaGCATGGATTTGTCTTGCAGCATGGGCCCGGTACTGGTTTTGGGACCAGGTACAAGGTCAGCGCGCCTTCAAAACTGGTTGGACGTTCCGTAGCCTTCGCCGTGAACGAACAACAAGTATGAAAAAGAATAAGGAAGGTGAATTTCTTACCGTATCGTAATGCGTTCTCTGATGTTTCGCGCGGTCACTACTGTTGCTGAAGGCCTTCGAGCAGCCTCTGTGCTGGCAGGCGTACGGCCTTTCACCCGTGTGCGATctttggtgaattttcaaattctccagCCTCGAGAACGCCTTTTTGCAGCCTGCGAACTGAATCGTTGCACCAGTTACCGTACCGTCACAAAGATGCTCATTCCTCGCGATCCGTTTGGTCACGCCAAGAGAATGCATTGCGGCATACTGGACCAGTTTTAAAATTCGGCGACAGAGATGAGCGGAAGTGGGTACTCACCGGACACTTGTTGGGCTTTTCTCCGCTGTGTACCCGCATGTGGATGAGAAGCTTATACCTCGCGTTGAAGGGTCGAGCTCGGGGACATCCTTCCCAGAGACAGGCGAACTCGTCCTGAGGAGCGTTTGGCACCATGGCGCTGGATTCGCCGGACGTTGAATCCCGCTGAATTCTTTTACTGTGACTGTGAGCTCCCGAGGACGAGGACTCGACGTGCCGCCTTTCAATGTGGCGCACCAAACTCGCCTGTTCCGGAAAAGCACATCCGCAGTCCATCCACCGACACTGGTAGGTCAGCCCGAATGAAGAATCCTCTGTTACGGAACAACCTGCGGACAAAATACCGTTCTCATCTAGCTTTGAACTGATAATGTCACCAATTGGTATTCACCTGTGTACATGCTTCGTCGTCAGATGAAGAAATGGGGGGACTTTATTCTCTCCAAACTTTGTTTCCTACGTCAGAATACCCGCGAAAATCGACGTTTAGAACGTAATTAAGTATTGTTCGTAATTTGTTGTGCATTTATTCgtcaaattattaataaatctctgatgatttattttatctgattaaatcattgaaattctttcttttatttacttttatttttattttttttttggttcttcTTTACTttgatatataaaaaatatgaaggtatttttttgtatcaattCTACTATGCGTATTTACTGTACCCTTGGTATGGAATGTGGGTTACAAACATCTTACCGTCTGACGGCAGTGCTGCTGTTTGGTATTTCAAGTAAACTAGATGTTTGGCCGATCGCCGAGTCAAAGTTTAACGTTTGGTGAGATAATCGAGCTCACGTGATGCAATTTATTCGCTATATCTACCAGAGTCGTGACGTCCGAGGCGATATCGAGTAATGCTATATAGTTTTTGCGCTGGCGAAACCTAAGCGGTCAAGCTGTGTTTGTTTCTCAAGACGAACCAGTTGTGCGTGTCGAGCGAATCCCATAACACCACGACTATCATAACCAGCATGTGTGGGAGATAAGAAAAATCGTGGGTTTCGATTTTCGTCAGCGGTTTTCAAGAACGATACAAAAATGTCGTACGATAAATCCTATCATAAAAACAAGTCAACAAGTAAAATCGAGTTTCGGTCTACCTACCAACAGCCGGAGCCTCCAACTTGATCGTATCCGGAATCGTGGGCGACGTCGAGGTGAACGCGGACTCACGGTCGTTCGCGAGAAGGAGTCCCTCGTCCTGCGGCAGGACGACTTGGTTACTGTTCTCGATTAACGGTTCGTCGAGGAGGCATGTCGAGGCGGCGGAAGTTCCGTTGAGGTGTCCTCTGTTACGGTAGTAAGGCGACGTCGATGTCGTCGATCCATGAGACGCGGGTGTCGGCGGTGAGGACACGAGGTGTCCAACCGCGTAGCAGGAATTGTTAAATCCGGCGAAGGGATCCAGCTCCTCCTGGAGGTCGTCCAGATAGGGAGTCGGGCAGGGCGGCgatccgtttccggcgaagaGGGAGGTAGGGTCGCCGCGAATGAGGCTCAGGTCGAACTCGTCCGCCACATTGGCGAGGCTCTGCTGCTGGCTACCGTAAAGCTGTGAACCGGCGGTGCCGTGGAAGTTAGCGAAGCTCGTCGTGCAGTCGGCGGTGGTGTTCGGGGGGTAGAAGGACCTGGAGAACGCGGTTCCCATCGAGGGTAGCTTGTGCCGGGGCGTGGAgggcgcggcggcggcggcggcatcGTCGGCCTCCCCGTAGAGGCTGCACCAGGTCGGCATCGCGTCGGCGGAAGCGCTGTCGGGTCTCGGAGGAGCGGCGGGGTTCGGTGGGTAGGGAAAGCAGGTGTACTGGAGGGTGGTACCGTACTGATCCCAGTCACCGGGGTCCCGAGGGCTCAGGAGAAGGGGGGACAGGCTGCTGGCCTCGCTGAGGGAGGAACCCCAGCAGGTCTGGCTCGCGAGAGATCCGTTGGATCGTTGGAAGTCCTCCTGAGCGGCGTTGCCGAGGGGATGGCGGTGCTCCTCGTCGCCGTTACTGGCGTACTTTTCTAGGTGCATCGCGTCTAGTTTAACGAAAGTTTATCTGCGATACGGACTCGGTGTCGCCAGAAAAATTTAGTCGGAAATCATGACCCGCGGGCTCGAGGCGTTTCGGATATTACAATATATGTGTACGCGCTAGGGCGGCCGGAGGGTAACTGACGGGACTCAGGACGAAGAAGACTCGCGGCCGAGACGCCGCAAGAAGTTGCATCGTTTTTCCCCTATGCCCGGAGAGGCCCCTCCACCCACCCCCCACTTCCAGCGTCGCTGCTCGAAGGGTTCGGGCGAAACGAGCGACGACGCAACCGCCGGCGCCGCCCACTCGCGTGGCTCGAGTTCGACGCCGCAGCATCCGAGCATCCATCTCGGCGCTCTATCCGAGGCACGTTCGCCACGGGGGTTCGTCCCGATGCCTCCGTGCCATGCGTGCTCCGGCTTGCTCCGGGTCGGCGCATCGTTATCGCTTAGGCCGCGCGACTGACATCTGCGCGGTCGTCCATCATCTTGGCTTTCTTGCGCCCCCGAGCTGCCTCTCCCCCCTTTCTTCTTGGTGTCCGACGTTACACCCTGGCGTATGACAACGGGAACGAATGCCTGGTGCCTTCGCGGAGAACTGTACCGATCGTCAATTGTCGTCCCCCGACATCCGATGGATGTGACAACGGACACGCTTCGCTCCGTGACCCGAGCGGTTTTGGGGGGGTCAGGCACGACACGCGGATGTGCTAATTTCCAGGCATCCGATGTGCGTTTACACGCGGTTTTTGCTGCTTGTATACCTACTTATGTTGGGTATACGAGCTTCGAAACTGTACCTGATGCTTGAAACTcaaagattattattttcgtttattttacaACAATGGAAACAGcgtttgattataattttaaaacgtttaactatttttcattcaagtcggcggttgatatttttatacaacaaGTATTTTTCCCTCCCGGAGTATGCAGACTATGTGATAATGGCAAGATGTTTTCGTGTAATCGCAAcaatttttcgagaatttcTTGCCATGTCTCATAAACATTAATATAGACGTCATCGAAGAGACGATAAATATATCAATATCGTCACGCGTTATCTTTCGTAGTGAAATGTAAGATAACCAAACAAACGTTCTATCTTGGTAACCACACGACAACCTTATCCATGAATTTAA from Diprion similis isolate iyDipSimi1 chromosome 2, iyDipSimi1.1, whole genome shotgun sequence includes the following:
- the LOC124416640 gene encoding zinc finger protein GLI4-like isoform X1, with protein sequence MIIGSFPITGLRRKTSNAMHLEKYASNGDEEHRHPLGNAAQEDFQRSNGSLASQTCWGSSLSEASSLSPLLLSPRDPGDWDQYGTTLQYTCFPYPPNPAAPPRPDSASADAMPTWCSLYGEADDAAAAAAPSTPRHKLPSMGTAFSRSFYPPNTTADCTTSFANFHGTAGSQLYGSQQQSLANVADEFDLSLIRGDPTSLFAGNGSPPCPTPYLDDLQEELDPFAGFNNSCYAVGHLVSSPPTPASHGSTTSTSPYYRNRGHLNGTSAASTCLLDEPLIENSNQVVLPQDEGLLLANDRESAFTSTSPTIPDTIKLEAPAVGCSVTEDSSFGLTYQCRWMDCGCAFPEQASLVRHIERRHVESSSSGAHSHSKRIQRDSTSGESSAMVPNAPQDEFACLWEGCPRARPFNARYKLLIHMRVHSGEKPNKCPFAGCKKAFSRLENLKIHQRSHTGERPYACQHRGCSKAFSNSSDRAKHQRTHYDTKPYACQVSGCGKRYTDPSSLRKHVKNHAEPGPGSSGPGSRGSSNGMSCKTSSTRLNSGAAAQRLQQKTSSVGTDVGATGTVFRPRLGSDLDLGIHYEDEELLLSTVCGEERVPTPLDERHNEYIPFESVRRFLIADATHVEVTDATVYAEGDVSDFQELGSDIEQQFLELSNLDESVFIGG
- the LOC124416640 gene encoding zinc finger protein GLI4-like isoform X2 gives rise to the protein MHLEKYASNGDEEHRHPLGNAAQEDFQRSNGSLASQTCWGSSLSEASSLSPLLLSPRDPGDWDQYGTTLQYTCFPYPPNPAAPPRPDSASADAMPTWCSLYGEADDAAAAAAPSTPRHKLPSMGTAFSRSFYPPNTTADCTTSFANFHGTAGSQLYGSQQQSLANVADEFDLSLIRGDPTSLFAGNGSPPCPTPYLDDLQEELDPFAGFNNSCYAVGHLVSSPPTPASHGSTTSTSPYYRNRGHLNGTSAASTCLLDEPLIENSNQVVLPQDEGLLLANDRESAFTSTSPTIPDTIKLEAPAVGCSVTEDSSFGLTYQCRWMDCGCAFPEQASLVRHIERRHVESSSSGAHSHSKRIQRDSTSGESSAMVPNAPQDEFACLWEGCPRARPFNARYKLLIHMRVHSGEKPNKCPFAGCKKAFSRLENLKIHQRSHTGERPYACQHRGCSKAFSNSSDRAKHQRTHYDTKPYACQVSGCGKRYTDPSSLRKHVKNHAEPGPGSSGPGSRGSSNGMSCKTSSTRLNSGAAAQRLQQKTSSVGTDVGATGTVFRPRLGSDLDLGIHYEDEELLLSTVCGEERVPTPLDERHNEYIPFESVRRFLIADATHVEVTDATVYAEGDVSDFQELGSDIEQQFLELSNLDESVFIGG